Below is a genomic region from Prunus persica cultivar Lovell chromosome G3, Prunus_persica_NCBIv2, whole genome shotgun sequence.
taggataGGTATGTGCATAAGATTTGATGGTATGTGTTTAGGGATTTGGATAAGAGGATTTGAGGACTTTAGATTTaagggatttggatttgggggaaaaaaagaagaggaatttgatttagggttttggatttgaatatgagaaatttgaagaaatttgagataaggatggatttgaatatgagtaatttgaagaaatttgagaaatctGAGATAAGGGTTTAGAGACAAAACAACTTCTCTTAACTCCCCTTCTCCCTTTGAAGAGAAGGGGTCATcagagtcaagaaataagcaacatcttcTTGGGATGCGTCAATAAACATAGCCCtttcactttttgttttttgttttttgtttttttgtgtagAGTTTgcctctcttagtaccacaaCCAATCGTCTTGCTGCTGAGGATCTCTTGTTGTGGCTACAGAGGCAGAGGCAGGAGCTGGTGCCGTTGGAACTGCAGGACTAACAGAAGCTGAGTCAGAAGATGTGTCGAGTGATTTGCCCTTATTCTTGTGCGGAGCTTTGGAGTGGTCCCACCAATCCGGGTAACCAATCAATTCGTAACAGCCATCACGAGTATGTTTGCTTCCACCACAGTGAGTGCATTTGCGTTCTGGACGAGAGCTTATGACTTGAGTCTGAGAAGCACCAGTAGTAGAAATCGGAGGACCCTGTGGACGTTGGGTGGCTAGGACAGCAGTGTCTGGAGTACTGGTCATGGTCAGTCGTTGTTGAGCTTCGCGATGGACATATGCAAAGGTTTaagggtaaaaaaaaaaaagtgttttggaatttgaagatATGAGGGATGTGGATGGAGATCTGAATTTGGTAAAGAGAGTTTGGAGaaatatgaggaatttgaGGAATATgattttagggtttgtgtttgaagaagTTTGATATGAGGATTTAGAGACAACCGAGGATcaattgctctgataccatactaaaatatgaatatggtttgaatactttgggttgttctttattcttctccataagaagatatatatatatatatataggagtttacatatgaaagttttacaaggaattagatatagtaaagaattaggaaagtatctcctaattgtacaatgatttatcatttatataaaaaataggaaagtaaatcccttaattaatcaaggagaattaatcaaggaagtaaatctccttaattaattaggagactcacgtcaacaatCTAGACACTACGTAACACTCTAGAAGGCAAATCTCTAGAATATTCTCATATGAGCAAATGCATACAACGAATTAAGCTATCTTGAGTGAACTGGGAGGAAATTGGCTCTTCTATACATGGTTTGGAGTCTCAAGTAAGCAGTCCATGACACTAGtccaaaaattaaagaataagAAGATTTGAAGCCTTAGTTTGCTTTAATTAAGTCTTCAAGAATGACATGGGTGATTGGCTTTGGCGTGCTGCAACAGGCAGGGAGggatgattttcttttttgtcgaAGAACAGGGGTTAGGTACGTAACTGTGCAAGAgagaatgaaaagaaaaaaaaaagaagagagaatgaaTGTTTTCTACATAAGGGGTTGGTCCCGTGTGGggttagtttttatttttcattagtCAGATATGTGGTATAGGTTTGTTAATGGGATTTTATTTGTGTgtagtctttattttttattttattggtcAGACATGTGGGGTAGGTTTTTTAATGAGATTTTATTAGCTGGGATGGGGATGGTCACGTGGTCTGTGATATTATTTTAGGCTACAAAAACTCAAGTCACCTAGGCTACAACCTCTATTAGCCTAGAAGTAGGACTGTCCTTGTAAATGGCAACCCTACATTAGGTGCATTACTTTAGCATATATGGCCTGTTTGGTTTATGAATTGAACTTCTTGAGAgtgaaattttcaattttaattcaaaagatgagaaaatgaaataCATTCATTCTCGTGTTTGTTTGGTTCATGAATTGAACTTCTTGAGAGTGaaactttcaattttaatccaaaaaatgagaaaatgaaataCATTCATTCTCGTGTTTGGGAATTCTGAAAAATGAATCTCTATACTTTGGGTGCAATATATTGTATGAAtgatacaaatatatatgaacAACGTATTATaccaacacaaaaacaaatttcaaaccaATGCATAATAGTTGTTGAGTCAAGACTGACTATAAGCCAAGCGATAATATTTCGGTACTACGCAATAAATTTCTGTATTAATCTCAAAATGCACAGTAAACattgaaaggaaaaattgtCAAAATAAGTGattataaactaaaaaaagcaatatcAAACGGAGTCTTAATTGTAAAATTAATCTGCATCAGCATAAAGGGAAGATTGGTATGCTCATATACCACCACATAGAAATTTTAAATCCATTCAGTGAATACTCAAGCAAATTTAGTGAAAGAGAATGAATATACCAGAAAATTTCATCTCGAAAAATGATATGAAATCCAGATGGAAAGACAAATAAAAACTAAGTCAACATAAGTGGAAACACAGATGATGTAGGCTATGATAAGTTCTACATAAGGTTGAAAACTTGTGCAACCAGAACAATACATACTACCTGAACTTTGGAATCttgaagaaacaaacaatGTGTCATATAGTTTagcattttaaaattaaaatttaaactatttttttgaaataaggAAGGACATGAAGTATATGACAATATCCAGATTCCCAAAACCATCCACAATTGTTTCAATGTATGGGTCCGCTACACTGTTAAGATAAAATTGTGGGTAGCTTTTGCGAAAGGAAAATACAGGTAGTTTAAGGTATTGATGCCAAAAAATCCAGCTTAGCAATTTTGATAAGAATGTTCTTATCACCCCCACCAACTCCATGAGTAAGTGCCACTTGTCCTTGTCTTTGTATCTTTATATGGAGAGAACCAATCCCAGCTTGTGAGTGAGAGAGACCCAGAAAAGCCTCGAGCTTTCATATTTTCATCATCAATCTCACACACCACACAACCCTTTAGATCCATAACTCTTGTAAGACCCATCAACCCATCCAAATCCTCTAATCCAAAATACCCACTTTTTACAGGTTTTAtcaattctttatttatttatttaataattattgggttttcttttatttgttggCTTTCAGGTTGCTAGAGAACCCCAGTTCAATGCCTGTACTCGAAGGTGAAAATCCAAGCCCCAAAGAGGGAGTGAAGGTGGTTGGATGTGATGAGAGAGCTACAAAATCAGATCCTACTACTGATATATCTCAACaacttgaaaatttgaaggttGAAGATGCTTCTTCTGGTTCTACAGGGTGCAGGGAATTTTCTTCTGACACAGAGATTGGGGCTAATGAAAAGACTGCTTCAACAAATGAAGGTACAGATTTATGTTTTACCCATGTTTACAAAATTGCAGTgctttgtttgtaattattttgggTATTTCTCTGTTTTCACTATCGCATCACATCACCAATAGCTAtggacaaaagaaaatatagcTTTTTATAAATAAGTCCGTTTTAATAAGGGATTCTATGCTGTACTTtgaagtcaaattttttaatacactaacaaccaattagaaaatgacaagtaAATAATtcagcctttttttttttttttttctaaatagaCTCTAAggatttttgtataaaatgtCATGTTGGAATAGGTCTATTTATGAAAAGTCCGTAAGAAAAAGATTTATGTAATTATTTGTAAAATAGTGATGTCCGCTGAAAAATGGTAGAACACACGAATGTAAACTTGTATGAAAATgggataacactattttgctatctcCGACCAATCACAGACTGACACATGGAAAAGTGATCAAACGTGACATACCGTGATTGGTTGGGGATAGTGCTATCCCAATTTTATGTAAGTGTTTCTACATCTTTATAGACCAACTTGTGTACtatctctctaatagaggaTAATAGAGGGTGagattcattgtatttgtgggcttcacctctattagagagatgGTCTCTCTAGCATGACCCTATTGAAAAGGGTTGGAGTTAGTTTAtttaagagcatctccaggAGAGTCTCCAAATTATAGCCAAATTATAGCTAAAATAGCTAGAAAACTATTATAGCAAACcacttagagcatctccaggAGACTCTCCAAATTTTACCTCAATTCTAGCTAAAATAGCTAACCACTTAAAAGTTGGTTTCTCCAGCAATGCTCTCTATTTTAGGTaacttcaaatattttattattttaaatttattaaaaaattataagaaagaaCCCAAGAGCTAATTTTCTCTAGACCTCGCCgaacctttttgttttcttttctctctttccctctctctcttccagccttttcttctctctctctctctctctctctccctctttctttctctctctctttccccctctctctcttgcgTAGCTTTCAGTTGGCGAGCCtgaatttctctctccccatTGCTACATGTAGCGATCCAAAATAGCGAAAGCTAAAATAGCGAGAGAGGTAGCGAGGCTGTTGGAGGGcagtttttccttcttttttgctAAAATGGCTAGGGATAAGGGAGTAGCGATAAGGTGTTTTCTCCAGCAATGTTCTCTATTTTGGctaatttgaaatattttattattattttctctttctcttgcaaatccaatatatttattaaaaaaaagtagaacccaaccacaccaacctcCCAAatgtctctatctctctctctcctcctagTCAAATTCTCACTCCTCCTCTCTAAATGTAGAGAGCCAAAAGTTGGTTCTCCAAAATAGAGAGCCAAGTAGGGAGTCTGTTGGATGagaattttccttctttttagtCAAAGTAGCTAGGGATGAGATGATAGAGAGTCTGTTGGAGATGCTTTAACTGAAGTCTTGTAATAGTTATTGTCCTAGAAAGTTGCCAATTAAGTATTccagaaaaatggaaaatggtgCTTTTACCAATTAATGGTTATAAAATCTATCGACCATCTCTAGTAAGTTGCAATTGTTTTGTGCTGCTCAAAGTTACTTCCAGAATCTCCTTGATATATTGCATAAGAACAAAGTTCCAGGACTTACTCCATTTGATCGATTTAGCAGGTTCTTGTAATAAGCTACCAGCAAGATCACAGTTATATGAGATATGTGTTGGAAAAAAATGGAAGCTCCCTTTGTATGAGTGCTGCAAAGAGGAAGGACCACCCCACATGAGAAAGTAAGTTCAAGATCATATTCTAGAAAGCCAAGTTCAAGATCATTTGAGAGTGATTCCAGAATAATCACTTCTccatataatcactttaaatagttttaagtgattttatgaagaCGCACATGGGAGGTGTTTCTCCTTCGAATCGCTTAAAATTACTACGTGGAGAAGAACCAGAATCACTTCCAACCATGCCTAAAAACATGTTATATAATCAGAATGAGCACAGCAATTTaagttgtttttttctttaaaaatttgatGCCTATTGTAATTAGTGTTTTGTTATTAGTGACTAACCAAACCCTTATTTTAAACAGGTTCACCTACAAGGTTATTGTTGAGATAGAAGAAACCGAAAAGACAGTTTTGGAATGCTTTGGCGCTCCtcattcaaaaaagaaatcagcAGCAGAGCACGCTGCTGAAGCAGCGTTATGGTACTTAAAGAATATTGGTTATGACTCGAAGGATCGGTGAAATGAATTATCGTGAAGCACCATTGAGATCAGTCAGTTActgatttttttacttttggttTCGTCCCTAGCCAAACAGTTTAGAGGCTATGGATCCACATTTGGTAGACTTATAGTGGTAGATTTACATTCTTTGAAGTTATATAATTGGTTAGagtcaacaaattttttaaggTTAATTTTAGTTTAGTATCTTGAACATTTTCACCATAACGAATGTTATActtgaattttcaattttaacatcTAAGTACCTACATCTTTCAGAAATATTGCTATGTGGTTTTGTCGTTAGGAGTGCTTCTTTAAGTCAAAGCTTATCGTTGAGggccaaaaaaaatcatagcGATTTTATTGGCACCTAATTATTTGCTCTTTGCACCCTATACTAATTTTAAACATGAATAACCTATTTTATTCTTGTACATAATTATCGTTAaggacaaaaaatatttaaaataaacattaaatttGCTCACTATACCCCAAATATATTCCTACAACCTTAGTTAGACTTTTTTCTCAAACCATCATGTTCCTACAGCCCTAACGAGGTTTATACGCTTATattgatgaaaaaaatatcttgTATTTATTCATGAAGGATAAGACTGAAGTTAGAGATGCTTCGAATGAGATgtgagtttcttttttggcgtTTTTCAAGTTTAGGATTTCATCGGCAGTGACGTTAGCTTCTCGGCGGACATGAGTGAAAGAAGGAAATTAACAAAAGGAACATAGTAGGAGGATGTCTTTAACTAGAAGTTTAATACTCCAAAGGGGTTCAGTCTTCTAAGTGATACAGTCGACAATAAGCTTGGAGTCCCCCTCTGCTAAAACTTTACGCCAGCCCTTATGAATATCATAGGCAAGACCATCCGTAAAGTGGTACACTCAGCTACTGTAATAGAAACATCACCAATGTTCTTGGCTCCATCAAGTAAGACATGACTTTCAGAATATCGAATAACAAAGCTCACAACTGCATAATTGTTCCTAACATAACCATCAAAGTTTAACTTTAACCAACCAAGAGGGGGCGGGTGCCACTTAATATGCTGAGGGGCTTGGTTTGAACCAATTTCTTGAAATTGTGATTCCAATAATCCATTCCAGTCTGAGCAGTCACATTAAGAACCCGACCAGGATGAGGGGGTGAATCTCTGAAAATGAGATTGTTTCTAGTTCCCCAAATTTGCCaacataataaaaaagttttgCTAAGGATGTCAGGCCCTTCTGCAGTAGTAATAGTGGAAAGAGTACACagtcataaaatcaaaattggCATAGGTGATATCTGGTGCAAGGGTAGTGCAACTCCAGACGCTTTGAGAATAAGGACATGTAAAAAAGAGATGGAAGATTGTTTCACACTGAAGATTACATATAGGGCACTCAGGGTTGATATGAGGCATGAAACGATGTTGTTAACGTTTTGAGAGTGTTTGCTGATATTCTAGCTGATTTAGCAGAGAAAGGAGTAAGAGAAAATAGAAGGAGAGGAATATGTAAAACAGCTCTGCTTTACTCTCTAAGTCAGAGAGCAAGGATATctattctgttttttttttctttctattccatcacgcacacacacacagtaCATGACCGTTAGCCTTAGCTGGATGCACACACATAATATTGCATCTCAACCTTACACCTGTCAATTTCTAAGACAAAGTGAATACACTATGAAATACTAGGCTAATTAACACTGAGCTCAAATTAGCTCAATGCTTATACACTAACACTCCCCTTTAAGCTTTGAGCTGATAAAACTCCTAGCTTATCCCTAAGATAGTTGAACCTCTCCTTTGATAAAGCCTTGGTAAAGATGTCTGCCACTTGATCTTTAGTAGGACAATAAACCAAATCAATAACCCCTTGTTGTAGAGCATCCTTGATGAAATGATACCGTCTGTCAATGTGTTTTGTCCTTTGATGAAACATTGGATTTTTAGTGATGGAAATTGTAGATGTGCTATCACACTTCATAGGAGTAGCATCTGCTTGTAATTCACCAAAATCTTCCAAAACAAACCTGAGCCAGATTGCTTGTGTTGTAGCCTCTGATGCACTGACATATTCTGCTTCAGCAGTTGAGAGAGCTACACAGTTTTGTTTAACCGAAGCCCATGAGAATACTCCACTTCCAAATGAGAATGCATACCCAGATGTGCTTTTGCTATCTTCAATTGAGCCTCCCCAATCACTGTCACAATATCCCATCAGCACTGCTTTCTTGCCTTTCTCATACATCAAACCATAGTCTAATGTTCCTTTAACATACCTTAGCACCCTCTTAGCTGTTCCATAGTGCTTATTAGAAGGACCATGCATATATCTTGCTAGCAAACTTGCAGCATACATTACATCTGGTCTTGTAGCAGTAAGGTACAGTAAGCTTCCTACAAGCTTTCTATAATTCTCTTCATCAGCAACACCACTTCCATCATCCTTGATCAACTTTTCTGTGGCTACAAGAGGAGTAGACACAGGCTTACAGTCAGTTAAGCCAAATTTATTCAACAAAGAAGATGCATACTTCCTTTGGTGAATAAAGATGCTTGAATCTGTCTGAATCACCCCCATTCCTAGAAAGTGATGGAGAAGTCCCAAGTCTGTCATTTCATACTTCTCTTTCATGTCTTTCTTGAACTCATTCATCATTCCTTGATTGCTTCCTGTGTACACTATATCGTCCACATAGATAGATACAATTAGTATATCATTTTCTCCCCTTGTCTTGGTATAAAGAGTGGCTTCACTCAAGCTTTTCTTAAACCCACACTCAGCAAAGTAACTATCAATTTCTCCATACCAGGCTCTAGGTGCCTATTTTAACCCATAAAGAGCCTTGTGCAGTCTATAAACTCTATCTTCTTTGCCTTGGATCACAAATCCCTCAGGTTGCTCAACATACACTTCTTCTTGCAGCTTTCCATTCAAGAATGCTGACTTGACATCTAGTTGATGTAACTTCCAGCTCTTTTGTGCAGCAAGAGCAATTAAGGTCCTGATTGTGTCCAATCTAGCAACTGGAGCAAAAGTCTCATTATAGTCAATTCCTGGTTTCTGCACATATCCCTTAGCAACCAATCGTGCCTTGTTCTTTTGCACTGAACC
It encodes:
- the LOC18783076 gene encoding ribonuclease 3-like protein 1 isoform X2, translated to MPVLEGENPSPKEGVKVVGCDERATKSDPTTDISQQLENLKVEDASSGSTGCREFSSDTEIGANEKTASTNEGSCNKLPARSQLYEICVGKKWKLPLYECCKEEGPPHMRKFTYKVIVEIEETEKTVLECFGAPHSKKKSAAEHAAEAALWYLKNIGYDSKDR
- the LOC18783076 gene encoding ribonuclease 3-like protein 1 isoform X1, translated to MPVLEGENPSPKEGVKVVGCDERATKSDPTTDISQQLENLKVEDASSGSTGCREFSSDTEIGANEKTASTNEAGSCNKLPARSQLYEICVGKKWKLPLYECCKEEGPPHMRKFTYKVIVEIEETEKTVLECFGAPHSKKKSAAEHAAEAALWYLKNIGYDSKDR